In one window of Pseudoalteromonas xiamenensis DNA:
- a CDS encoding MotA/TolQ/ExbB proton channel family protein, with translation MVLVIEAINALREFLDTGGQVLLAIGLLIFVMWLLILERFMYVFGGYRTYKKQLTADWFNRAERNSWNAEQIREAIISRAGMQLNQNISYINVMVALCPLLGLLGTVTGMIEVFDVMAITGSGSARSMASGVSKATIPTMAGMVGALSGVFAATFLQRKAKREVELLEDKLVLDH, from the coding sequence GTGGTTTTAGTGATTGAGGCAATCAATGCACTACGCGAGTTCCTGGATACAGGTGGTCAGGTTCTCCTGGCCATCGGTCTGCTTATCTTCGTCATGTGGTTGTTAATACTAGAACGCTTTATGTATGTGTTTGGTGGTTACCGTACATACAAAAAGCAATTAACGGCTGACTGGTTTAACCGTGCAGAACGCAATAGCTGGAATGCAGAGCAAATTCGAGAAGCGATTATCTCGAGAGCTGGTATGCAGTTAAACCAAAATATTTCATACATCAACGTAATGGTTGCTTTATGTCCGCTACTAGGACTACTTGGCACTGTAACGGGCATGATTGAAGTATTCGACGTTATGGCAATCACAGGTAGTGGTAGTGCACGTTCAATGGCATCAGGTGTGTCAAAGGCAACTATCCCGACAATGGCGGGTATGGTTGGAGCTCTTTCAGGTGTATTCGCGGCTACGTTCTTACAACGTAAAGCGAAACGTGAAGTTGAGCTACTTGAAGATAAATTAGTACTAGATCATTAA
- a CDS encoding ExbD/TolR family protein, which yields MRSPLAKVMQEEEAEEINMTPMLDVVFIMLIFFIVTASFVKEAGIDVNRPEAATAVKKDRANILVAISDKGEVWINKRQIDIRAVQANIERLKAENPQGSVVIQADKKATTDILIKVMDAARAAGAYDVSIAAQEA from the coding sequence ATGAGATCACCTCTAGCAAAAGTAATGCAAGAAGAAGAAGCAGAAGAAATTAACATGACGCCAATGTTGGACGTTGTATTCATCATGCTTATTTTCTTCATCGTAACGGCTTCATTTGTTAAAGAAGCAGGTATCGATGTAAACCGTCCGGAAGCAGCAACTGCAGTTAAAAAAGACCGTGCAAACATCTTAGTCGCGATTTCTGACAAAGGTGAAGTGTGGATCAACAAGCGTCAAATCGACATCCGTGCAGTTCAAGCGAACATTGAACGTTTGAAAGCTGAAAACCCACAAGGTAGCGTTGTTATCCAAGCGGATAAAAAGGCAACGACGGATATTTTGATTAAAGTCATGGATGCGGCTCGTGCAGCTGGCGCTTATGACGTCTCAATCGCCGCTCAAGAGGCATAG
- a CDS encoding energy transducer TonB — MRYVVALVIAGLVTFFLFLGMQALITGGEGAMTEPAKGKVLDFVRLKREETVQKKERKPQKPPAPKEPPPPMDAPAPQSDNLAATGNNFDFSASVDADVSLNGGLALESSDGEYLPIVKVAPVYPRRALSRGIEGYVIVEFIVTKQGTVRDPVVVEAEPADLFNQAAMDAALKFKYKPRVVNGEAVEVAGVQNKISFQING; from the coding sequence ATGCGATACGTTGTTGCGTTAGTTATTGCAGGTCTAGTCACATTCTTCTTGTTTTTGGGAATGCAGGCACTTATCACCGGCGGTGAAGGTGCCATGACAGAACCTGCGAAAGGTAAAGTTTTGGATTTTGTCCGTTTAAAAAGAGAAGAAACGGTTCAAAAGAAAGAGCGTAAACCACAGAAGCCACCAGCTCCAAAAGAGCCTCCACCACCAATGGATGCGCCAGCACCACAAAGTGATAACCTGGCGGCGACGGGTAATAATTTCGATTTCTCTGCAAGTGTTGATGCGGATGTAAGTCTAAACGGCGGTCTTGCGCTCGAATCGAGTGACGGTGAGTACCTTCCAATTGTGAAAGTTGCTCCGGTTTACCCAAGACGTGCACTGTCACGTGGTATCGAAGGTTACGTAATTGTAGAGTTCATCGTAACCAAGCAAGGCACGGTTCGTGACCCTGTTGTAGTAGAAGCAGAACCTGCGGATCTATTTAACCAAGCCGCTATGGATGCAGCATTAAAGTTTAAATACAAGCCACGCGTTGTGAATGGCGAAGCAGTAGAAGTTGCGGGTGTTCAAAACAAAATCTCTTTCCAAATTAATGGTTAG
- a CDS encoding tetratricopeptide repeat protein has protein sequence MKKIVKVSIYAAAFSAMLAVPPMVSLIPGVDVATAHAETKTKRVPALREKVYSQLARAQKLADDGDVKGGLEALDSVKERMGSMNAYEIAMMYNFYGFIYYNQNQLPKAIEAFEQVIAQDAIPETLALSTTFSLAQLAMANEQYEKVIDYLNDWDKINTKPKADNYYVLKSQAFYQMKDYKNALENIEIAINLTEAKNEIPNENWLVLQRALYYSMNQPAKVVTVLEKMVKLYNKPVYWVQLGGMYGEVGEEKKQLAILESAKQQGFIKTKSDFQQLAQAYLMSGLPFKSASTYSKGLKEGVIENSAKNNAFIAEAFVQAKEDQKAVPYFIAAAKVTDNGKYDQRLAEVYIGLEKYELAADATRAALEKGGLDSESNAYVALGMAQYNLQNFDASILAFEQAEKHKRSQRLAQQWIKYVKSEKLHAETLRTALL, from the coding sequence ATGAAAAAGATTGTTAAAGTAAGTATTTATGCAGCAGCCTTTTCGGCCATGCTTGCGGTGCCACCAATGGTGTCACTTATTCCAGGAGTCGATGTAGCGACGGCTCACGCAGAAACAAAAACCAAACGTGTACCAGCACTTCGTGAAAAGGTATACAGCCAGCTTGCGCGTGCGCAAAAACTTGCGGACGATGGTGATGTGAAAGGTGGTTTGGAAGCGCTTGATTCTGTAAAAGAGCGTATGGGTAGTATGAACGCGTATGAAATTGCCATGATGTACAATTTCTACGGGTTTATCTACTACAACCAAAACCAGTTACCAAAAGCGATTGAAGCGTTTGAACAAGTTATCGCTCAAGACGCTATTCCTGAAACATTGGCATTGTCTACTACATTTAGCTTAGCTCAGCTTGCGATGGCGAATGAACAGTACGAAAAAGTAATCGATTATCTGAACGATTGGGACAAAATTAATACCAAGCCTAAAGCAGATAATTATTATGTGCTGAAGTCTCAAGCTTTTTATCAGATGAAAGATTATAAAAACGCGCTTGAGAATATCGAGATCGCGATCAATCTGACAGAAGCTAAAAATGAAATTCCAAATGAGAATTGGTTGGTCTTACAGCGTGCACTTTATTATTCAATGAATCAGCCTGCCAAAGTTGTAACTGTTTTGGAGAAAATGGTAAAACTTTACAATAAACCAGTATATTGGGTTCAGTTGGGTGGAATGTACGGTGAAGTTGGTGAAGAGAAAAAGCAGCTTGCTATTTTAGAATCAGCAAAGCAGCAAGGTTTTATTAAAACGAAATCTGATTTTCAGCAGCTTGCACAAGCTTATTTAATGAGCGGTTTGCCATTTAAATCTGCGTCAACGTATTCCAAAGGACTTAAAGAAGGCGTGATTGAAAACAGCGCTAAAAATAATGCGTTCATTGCAGAAGCTTTTGTTCAGGCTAAAGAAGATCAAAAAGCAGTACCTTATTTCATTGCAGCAGCAAAAGTGACAGACAATGGTAAATACGATCAACGTCTTGCAGAGGTGTACATCGGCCTAGAGAAATATGAACTGGCCGCGGACGCGACGCGTGCAGCACTTGAAAAAGGTGGTCTAGACTCTGAATCTAATGCTTATGTTGCACTTGGTATGGCGCAGTATAACTTGCAAAACTTTGATGCATCTATTCTTGCGTTTGAGCAAGCAGAAAAACACAAGCGTTCTCAACGTCTTGCTCAACAATGGATTAAATACGTTAAGAGCGAAAAGCTTCACGCCGAAACGCTCAGAACAGCTTTACTTTAA